The Kordia sp. SMS9 genome window below encodes:
- a CDS encoding DUF58 domain-containing protein, producing the protein MDTKELLKKVRKIEIKTRRLSDHIFGGEYHSTFKGRGMTFSEVRQYQFGDDVRNIDWNVTARYNEPYIKVFEEERELTMMLMVDVSGSELFGTNAQFKNETITEISATLAFSAMQNNDKVGLILFSDDIELFIPPKKGKSHVLRIIRELLEFTPKSTKTDVSQALKFLSSVMKKKAIVFILSDFIADEYEQTLKIAAKKHDLTGIRIYDQREETIPNLGIVQMLDSETGETMLVNTGSKKVRNNYTNYYRNKVKYFQELFSRSGAGTISASVDESYVKKLLGYFKRRG; encoded by the coding sequence ATGGATACGAAAGAGTTACTTAAAAAAGTACGAAAAATAGAAATTAAAACGCGCCGATTGAGCGATCACATTTTTGGAGGAGAATACCATTCTACCTTCAAAGGACGTGGAATGACGTTTAGCGAAGTGCGTCAGTATCAATTTGGTGACGATGTACGAAATATTGATTGGAATGTAACCGCGCGCTACAACGAACCGTACATCAAAGTATTCGAAGAAGAACGTGAATTGACAATGATGTTGATGGTGGATGTCTCAGGATCTGAACTTTTTGGAACGAATGCACAATTTAAAAACGAAACCATCACCGAAATTTCGGCAACGTTGGCATTTTCAGCAATGCAAAACAATGATAAAGTTGGACTGATTTTATTTTCAGATGATATTGAATTGTTCATTCCGCCGAAAAAAGGAAAATCGCATGTATTGCGCATTATTCGTGAACTGTTAGAATTTACGCCAAAAAGCACCAAAACAGATGTCTCGCAAGCATTAAAATTTCTATCAAGCGTCATGAAGAAAAAAGCAATTGTCTTTATTCTTTCAGATTTTATTGCAGATGAATATGAGCAAACCTTGAAAATTGCCGCAAAAAAACACGACCTTACGGGAATTCGTATTTATGATCAACGCGAAGAAACCATTCCAAACTTAGGAATTGTACAAATGCTCGACAGCGAAACCGGCGAAACCATGTTGGTCAATACAGGTTCCAAAAAAGTGCGAAACAATTACACCAACTATTACAGAAACAAAGTAAAATACTTTCAAGAATTATTTTCCAGAAGTGGCGCAGGAACCATCAGTGCGAGTGTTGATGAAAGTTATGTAAAAAAATTATTAGGCTATTTTAAACGAAGAGGCTAA
- a CDS encoding MoxR family ATPase, translating to MEETIDIRAINEKIEKESAFIDLLTMEINKIIVGQKHMVERLLIGLLGKGHILLEGVPGLAKTLAINTLSKAVQGSFSRIQFTPDLLPADVVGTLIYNMKENDFSIKKGPIFANFVLADEINRAPAKVQSALLEAMQEKQVTIGDETFILDKPFLVMATQNPVEQEGTYPLPEAQVDRFMLKVVIDYPKMDEEQLIMRANLKGSYETVNPVVSVAQILKAQEAVKDVYMDEKIEKYILDIIFATRYPEKYKLEDLKPLISFGASPRGSINLANAAKCYAFIKRRGYVIPEDVRAVVHDVLRHRIGITYEAEAENITSEEIINKIVNEIEVP from the coding sequence ATGGAAGAAACAATAGATATTAGAGCCATTAACGAAAAGATAGAAAAAGAAAGTGCTTTTATCGACTTACTAACGATGGAAATTAATAAAATCATCGTTGGGCAAAAGCACATGGTAGAACGTTTATTAATTGGTTTACTTGGAAAAGGACACATTCTCCTAGAAGGTGTTCCTGGACTGGCAAAAACCTTGGCAATTAATACCTTGAGTAAAGCAGTGCAAGGAAGTTTTAGCAGAATTCAGTTTACGCCTGATTTACTTCCAGCCGATGTTGTGGGAACGCTCATCTATAACATGAAAGAGAATGATTTCTCGATTAAAAAAGGACCCATTTTTGCAAATTTTGTCTTAGCAGATGAGATCAACCGTGCGCCAGCCAAAGTACAATCGGCATTGTTAGAAGCGATGCAAGAAAAGCAAGTAACTATTGGTGATGAAACGTTTATTTTAGACAAACCTTTCTTGGTAATGGCAACACAAAATCCTGTGGAACAAGAAGGAACGTATCCGCTGCCAGAAGCACAAGTTGACCGTTTTATGTTGAAAGTAGTGATTGATTATCCAAAAATGGACGAAGAACAACTCATCATGCGTGCCAACTTAAAAGGAAGTTATGAAACTGTAAATCCAGTGGTTTCTGTAGCTCAAATCTTAAAAGCGCAAGAAGCTGTCAAAGATGTCTACATGGACGAAAAGATAGAAAAATACATCTTAGATATCATTTTTGCTACACGATATCCAGAAAAATACAAATTAGAAGACTTAAAACCATTAATCAGTTTTGGAGCGTCGCCTCGTGGAAGTATCAACTTAGCCAATGCCGCTAAATGTTATGCATTCATCAAACGAAGAGGATACGTAATCCCAGAAGATGTGCGTGCTGTAGTACACGATGTATTACGTCACAGAATCGGAATTACCTATGAAGCAGAAGCCGAAAACATCACTTCCGAAGAAATCATCAACAAGATTGTAAACGAAATTGAAGTTCCTTAA
- a CDS encoding sodium:solute symporter family protein: MELSGLDYSLIFGFFAIVLGIGIYVSKTSGKNSTEYFLSGRNMPWWILGVSMVATTFSTDTPNFVTDIVRKDGVSSNWVWWAFLITGLLTVFVYAKLWRKSNVATDIEFYELRYGGKPAKFLRGFRAVYLGVIFNIFAMAGVTLAAIKIGGVMLGLQPWETVVYAGAITVLFSAIGGFKGVIYTDFLLFFVAMAGAIGAAYYCVNLPEVGGLQNLITHENVANKLNIFPDFNDKEILITLIIIPLAVQWWSSWFPGAEPGGGGYIAQRMLAAKDENHAIGATFFFNIMHYALRPWPWILVALASLVVFPDIASIQTAFPNIPADKLGNDLAYSAMLTKLPSGLLGLVLASLVAAYMSTISTHLNWGSSYIVNDFYKTTIKKDASEKELVNVGRISTVVLMIFSAIFALFLQNAKQLFDIIIMFGAGTGLIFILRWFWWRINAWSEISAMIASGIISILFKLTVVGKIMFTHKDETSGLLVEGWMPEYAQFPLVVLITTIIWLTVTFMTQPETKETLFNFYKKIQPGGPGWNKTIADAEADAVQIVTDTQPWNVPSGILAMLVAMVFIYSIMFATGYWIYGETTLALTLTVVALSAGFILTRLWKKIRASVF; this comes from the coding sequence ATGGAATTATCTGGATTAGATTACAGCCTTATTTTTGGATTTTTTGCCATTGTTTTAGGCATTGGAATTTATGTTTCTAAAACTTCTGGGAAAAATAGTACAGAATATTTTTTATCAGGACGAAATATGCCTTGGTGGATTTTAGGAGTTTCGATGGTTGCCACTACATTTTCAACCGATACACCAAATTTTGTGACCGATATTGTTCGAAAAGACGGCGTTTCTTCCAATTGGGTTTGGTGGGCGTTTTTAATTACAGGCTTGTTGACGGTTTTTGTGTATGCAAAATTGTGGCGAAAATCGAACGTAGCAACCGATATAGAATTCTATGAATTGCGCTACGGCGGAAAACCTGCTAAATTTCTCCGTGGATTTCGTGCCGTGTATTTAGGCGTCATTTTCAACATCTTTGCCATGGCTGGAGTTACCTTAGCTGCCATTAAAATTGGTGGTGTCATGTTAGGCTTACAACCGTGGGAAACGGTTGTGTATGCAGGAGCAATTACTGTATTGTTCAGTGCTATTGGCGGATTTAAAGGCGTAATTTACACAGATTTTTTACTGTTTTTTGTGGCGATGGCAGGTGCCATTGGTGCGGCGTATTATTGTGTAAATCTTCCGGAAGTTGGTGGCTTACAAAATTTAATCACACATGAAAATGTAGCGAATAAGCTGAATATTTTTCCCGATTTTAATGATAAAGAAATCTTGATAACACTGATTATCATTCCGTTGGCGGTACAATGGTGGAGTTCTTGGTTTCCAGGCGCAGAGCCTGGCGGCGGCGGTTATATTGCACAACGCATGTTGGCAGCAAAAGATGAAAATCATGCCATTGGTGCAACTTTCTTTTTCAACATTATGCATTATGCCTTGCGTCCTTGGCCGTGGATTTTGGTTGCCTTAGCTTCGTTGGTCGTTTTTCCAGATATTGCCAGTATTCAAACGGCTTTTCCAAATATTCCAGCAGATAAATTAGGAAACGATTTGGCATATTCTGCAATGCTCACAAAATTGCCTAGCGGATTGTTAGGCTTGGTCTTAGCTTCACTTGTGGCAGCGTATATGTCTACGATTTCGACACACTTAAATTGGGGATCGTCTTATATTGTCAATGATTTTTATAAAACCACCATAAAAAAAGATGCTTCTGAAAAAGAACTGGTAAACGTTGGGCGAATTTCCACCGTAGTTCTCATGATTTTTAGTGCCATTTTTGCATTATTTCTACAGAATGCAAAACAGCTTTTTGATATTATTATCATGTTTGGAGCAGGAACTGGACTCATCTTTATTTTACGATGGTTTTGGTGGCGAATTAATGCTTGGAGCGAAATTTCGGCGATGATTGCTTCTGGTATTATTTCTATTTTATTTAAGTTAACTGTTGTTGGAAAAATCATGTTTACACATAAAGATGAAACGAGTGGTTTACTTGTAGAAGGTTGGATGCCAGAATATGCACAGTTTCCGTTAGTAGTACTTATTACTACAATTATTTGGCTGACAGTTACCTTCATGACACAACCTGAAACGAAAGAAACCTTATTCAACTTTTATAAAAAGATTCAACCTGGCGGACCTGGCTGGAATAAAACGATTGCGGATGCAGAAGCGGATGCAGTGCAAATTGTAACCGACACACAACCTTGGAATGTTCCTTCGGGAATTTTAGCCATGTTGGTTGCTATGGTTTTTATTTACAGTATTATGTTTGCGACAGGTTATTGGATTTATGGAGAAACGACACTAGCATTGACATTAACAGTTGTTGCTTTGAGTGCTGGATTTATTTTAACACGACTTTGGAAGAAAATTAGAGCGTCGGTGTTTTAG
- a CDS encoding aldo/keto reductase family oxidoreductase encodes MKSNYSRIIAGTMTWGIWGKQLNTSQMIDLMHHCKNAGVTTFDHADIYGGYTTEADFGKAFAESKIDRESIEIISKCGIQYQAETRQNSIKHYDYSAEYIIWSAETSLKHLQTEYLDLLLLHRPSPLMHPEEVAKAIDQLKTQGKIKNFGVSNFTPSQMTMIGTKNTITANQIQFSLTDFDAMHDGTLDCMMTNSILPMAWQPLGSVFREETEQTKRIHTVLDTLTEKYNATKDQLVLAWILKHPSNVHPVIGTTTKERITNAAKAVEIDLSQEDWFLLLVESQGHKVP; translated from the coding sequence TTGAAATCAAATTATTCAAGAATTATTGCAGGTACCATGACCTGGGGAATTTGGGGGAAACAACTCAACACTTCACAAATGATTGACCTGATGCATCATTGTAAAAATGCTGGAGTTACTACGTTCGATCACGCTGATATTTATGGTGGTTACACGACGGAAGCCGATTTTGGAAAAGCATTTGCCGAAAGTAAGATAGATCGTGAAAGCATCGAAATTATTTCTAAATGTGGCATTCAGTATCAAGCAGAAACACGTCAAAATTCCATTAAACATTACGATTATTCTGCGGAGTATATTATTTGGTCTGCAGAAACCTCACTGAAGCATTTACAAACTGAATATTTAGATCTGTTATTACTACACAGACCAAGTCCGTTGATGCATCCTGAGGAAGTTGCCAAAGCAATTGATCAATTGAAAACACAAGGAAAAATTAAGAATTTTGGAGTTTCCAACTTTACGCCATCACAAATGACGATGATTGGCACAAAGAATACAATTACTGCCAACCAAATTCAGTTTTCGTTGACTGATTTTGACGCGATGCACGATGGAACACTCGATTGTATGATGACCAATTCCATTTTACCAATGGCGTGGCAACCGCTGGGAAGTGTGTTTAGAGAAGAAACCGAACAAACAAAACGAATTCATACAGTTTTGGATACGCTTACAGAGAAATATAACGCTACCAAAGATCAATTGGTATTGGCGTGGATTTTAAAACATCCGTCAAATGTACATCCTGTGATTGGAACGACAACTAAAGAGCGAATTACGAACGCTGCAAAAGCCGTAGAAATTGATTTGTCACAGGAAGATTGGTTTTTGTTATTGGTGGAAAGTCAAGGACATAAAGTTCCGTAG
- a CDS encoding SDR family NAD(P)-dependent oxidoreductase — protein sequence MSTTKTAFITGATSGIGREIAREFAKHEIRLILCGRRQERLNELQAELRSHTEVHTLNFDVRDKDKVAAAVASLPANFQKIDILINNAGNAHGLDPIQKGSLDDWDAMLDINVKGLLYVSNAIIPQMVERNAGQILNIGSTAGKEVYPNGNVYCASKHAVDALNQGMRLDLNAHGIRVGAINPGLVETEFSDVRFKGDTDRAEKVYQGFQPLTPKDVAETAYFIVSRPAHVNIADLTMMCTAQASSTIVKKS from the coding sequence ATGAGTACAACAAAAACAGCTTTTATTACAGGTGCCACAAGCGGAATTGGACGCGAGATTGCGCGCGAATTTGCCAAACATGAAATTCGACTAATTTTGTGTGGGCGCAGACAAGAACGTTTGAACGAATTGCAAGCCGAATTGCGTTCGCACACAGAGGTGCATACCTTAAATTTTGATGTGCGCGATAAAGATAAAGTAGCTGCTGCAGTAGCGTCGTTACCAGCGAACTTTCAAAAGATTGATATTTTGATAAATAATGCTGGAAATGCACACGGTTTGGATCCGATTCAGAAAGGAAGTTTGGACGATTGGGACGCGATGTTGGATATTAATGTAAAAGGATTGTTGTATGTGAGCAACGCCATCATTCCGCAAATGGTGGAACGAAATGCTGGACAAATTCTCAATATTGGTTCTACGGCAGGAAAAGAAGTATATCCAAACGGAAATGTGTATTGTGCCAGCAAACATGCGGTGGATGCACTGAATCAAGGCATGCGACTGGATTTGAATGCACACGGAATTCGCGTGGGTGCTATCAATCCTGGATTGGTGGAAACGGAGTTTAGCGATGTGCGTTTTAAAGGTGATACAGATCGTGCGGAGAAAGTATATCAAGGCTTTCAACCGTTGACACCGAAAGATGTTGCCGAAACGGCGTATTTTATTGTCTCGCGACCTGCGCATGTAAATATTGCCGACTTGACAATGATGTGTACGGCGCAAGCTTCGAGTACGATTGTAAAGAAATCGTGA
- a CDS encoding ATP-binding protein: MINKRLLIKNLLAHNDENSFYDKKRKLNIGEKEGKAKFLKHICALSNSNPKNNSYIVIGVEDEDNKIVGVDFFDDSKIQNLINAYLKNPPIVQYENIYFPHLPKGKVVGLVTIRPIDQITSLRKNIWKYYGGSVFLRDGSISMPKVFDIEITDVNSEIVQNIEKSAQNNIKLTLDSVINFITNEHKNLESHYQVFKEQFIVCWAGIKQKTDDKVFYSRVDIELINEQVKLFYSALDQVEITYNDDAFTIVEYVPLGLQNKYKYYPLEKVTITFKPNGMYAIDTNLIFEAPQFDKKTLHHIYNTNNVILEKIQKNIPITESEDLDLRNLPATYMICYLNGFHEAKNKLDEAKLLLKNYDNDIFELYKASIRILRKIKYN; the protein is encoded by the coding sequence ATGATTAATAAACGCCTTTTGATTAAAAACTTGCTCGCTCACAACGATGAGAATAGTTTTTATGACAAAAAGCGGAAGTTGAATATTGGCGAAAAAGAAGGTAAAGCAAAGTTTCTGAAACATATTTGTGCGCTTTCGAATAGCAATCCTAAAAACAATTCGTACATCGTGATTGGTGTGGAAGATGAAGACAATAAAATTGTTGGTGTGGATTTTTTTGACGATAGTAAAATTCAGAATTTAATCAATGCCTATTTAAAAAATCCGCCGATTGTACAGTATGAAAATATTTATTTTCCGCATTTGCCCAAAGGAAAAGTAGTCGGTTTGGTGACGATTCGACCAATTGATCAAATTACTTCACTTCGAAAGAATATTTGGAAATATTATGGCGGCTCTGTGTTTCTACGTGATGGCAGTATTTCCATGCCGAAAGTGTTTGATATTGAGATTACAGATGTGAATTCTGAAATTGTACAAAACATTGAAAAAAGCGCGCAGAATAATATCAAATTGACCTTGGATAGCGTGATCAATTTCATCACCAATGAACACAAAAATTTAGAATCGCATTATCAAGTTTTTAAAGAACAATTTATTGTGTGTTGGGCAGGAATCAAGCAAAAAACCGACGACAAAGTTTTCTATTCGCGCGTGGATATTGAATTGATCAACGAGCAAGTAAAATTATTTTATTCCGCATTAGATCAAGTTGAAATCACCTATAATGACGATGCTTTTACCATTGTGGAATACGTTCCATTGGGACTTCAAAATAAATACAAATACTATCCGCTGGAAAAAGTAACAATTACCTTCAAACCCAACGGAATGTACGCTATTGATACCAATTTAATTTTTGAAGCACCGCAATTCGACAAAAAAACCTTGCATCACATTTACAACACCAACAATGTGATTTTAGAAAAAATTCAAAAAAACATTCCCATCACCGAAAGTGAAGATCTTGATTTACGAAATTTACCTGCGACGTATATGATATGCTATTTGAATGGTTTTCACGAAGCTAAAAACAAACTCGATGAAGCAAAATTACTTCTAAAAAATTACGATAATGATATCTTCGAGTTGTACAAAGCGAGCATTCGTATTTTGCGGAAGATAAAGTACAATTAG
- a CDS encoding NUDIX domain-containing protein, which yields MQNIRVAVDAVVFGYKDHQLNVLLIKRKVAPFQGSWALPGGLVLENESLETAVERELQEETNVTIDYLEQLYSFGKPDRDPRNRVISVTYFALVKPSHHTIKADTDAQDVAWFPINELPELAFDHAIILDKAKTRLRNKLTYEPIGFDLLSTKFLFSDLEKLYMTILEKKIDRRNFRKKILSFGILEELDEKVSEGRGRPANLFQFNKKQYFKLQKEGFLFDIK from the coding sequence ATGCAAAACATTCGTGTAGCGGTAGACGCGGTCGTATTTGGATACAAAGACCATCAATTGAACGTGCTTTTAATCAAACGAAAAGTAGCGCCGTTTCAAGGTTCATGGGCATTGCCTGGCGGTTTGGTCTTAGAAAATGAAAGCTTAGAAACTGCCGTAGAACGTGAATTACAAGAAGAAACCAACGTCACTATTGATTATTTAGAGCAACTCTATTCGTTTGGAAAACCCGATCGCGATCCGCGAAATCGTGTCATTTCCGTTACGTATTTTGCCTTGGTAAAACCGTCGCATCATACCATAAAAGCGGATACAGATGCGCAAGATGTTGCGTGGTTTCCCATCAATGAATTGCCCGAATTGGCGTTTGATCATGCTATTATTTTAGACAAAGCCAAAACGCGCTTGCGCAACAAACTCACCTACGAACCAATTGGTTTTGACTTGCTTTCAACCAAATTTCTCTTTTCCGATTTAGAAAAGCTGTACATGACCATTTTAGAGAAAAAAATTGATCGTAGAAACTTCCGCAAAAAAATATTGAGTTTTGGCATCTTGGAAGAACTCGACGAAAAAGTTTCTGAAGGACGCGGAAGACCTGCTAATTTATTCCAATTCAACAAAAAACAATACTTCAAATTACAAAAAGAAGGATTCTTGTTTGATATAAAATAA
- the prs gene encoding ribose-phosphate diphosphokinase — protein sequence MNYVHLDSDFTPFGTSIDFETFTFSGGEPHIKIKEAVKGAITITQRITSFNDLGMILLATDALRRMNVTKINLFIPYVPAARQDRVMVSGEPLSVKVYADIINSQHYEKVTVFDPHSEVTPALVNNVEVIDNHEYVKQCLKTIKDEIVLISPDGGALKKIYKLSAYLGGIEVIECSKKRDVQTGELSGFTVYADDLQGKTGVVIDDICDGGGTFLGLGKALKAKNVGDVHLIVSHGIFNKGFEQLESIYKTIFTTNSFRDVKSKQVVQINF from the coding sequence ATGAACTATGTACACTTAGATTCGGACTTTACTCCTTTTGGAACATCCATTGATTTTGAAACGTTTACATTTTCTGGAGGCGAACCACATATCAAAATAAAAGAAGCTGTAAAAGGTGCAATTACCATTACGCAACGTATTACAAGTTTCAATGATTTGGGAATGATTTTATTAGCAACCGATGCTTTACGAAGAATGAACGTAACAAAAATTAACCTATTCATTCCGTATGTTCCCGCAGCGCGTCAAGATCGTGTGATGGTTTCAGGAGAACCACTAAGCGTCAAAGTATATGCAGACATCATCAACAGTCAACACTATGAAAAAGTCACGGTGTTCGATCCGCATTCGGAAGTCACACCAGCGTTAGTAAACAATGTAGAAGTCATTGACAATCATGAATATGTAAAGCAATGTTTAAAAACCATAAAAGATGAAATCGTATTAATTTCTCCCGATGGTGGCGCGTTAAAAAAGATATACAAACTCTCTGCATATTTAGGAGGAATTGAAGTGATAGAATGTTCTAAAAAACGAGATGTACAAACAGGTGAATTATCTGGATTCACAGTCTATGCAGACGATTTACAAGGCAAAACAGGAGTCGTTATTGATGATATTTGCGATGGCGGCGGTACATTTTTAGGACTCGGAAAAGCATTGAAAGCAAAAAATGTGGGCGATGTACACTTAATCGTAAGTCACGGAATCTTCAACAAAGGATTTGAACAATTAGAAAGTATTTATAAAACCATTTTCACCACAAACTCATTTAGAGATGTGAAATCAAAACAAGTAGTACAAATTAACTTTTAG
- a CDS encoding ADP-ribosylglycohydrolase family protein: MNLLERLQGGIIGVATGDALGVPYEFLSKERMQRFPATDMIGHGTHHQPLGTWSDDSSLTFCLLEGLISGYNTKVIARKFVAWFDRAYWSPHGSVFDIGISTRQAIYRLEQGHTPEICGGMDEYSNGNGSLMRILPLVYFLRNEEDIEERYRIVKEVSSMTHAHFRSVFACFIYVEYGLLVLNGTEKFQAYAKVKEHVNSFIKTQNFNEKEVGFYYEILQQDISKRDPERISGSGYVVNSLEASLWCFLTTDSYKDCVLKAVNLGEDTDTTAAIAGGLAGLYYGFDAIPETWKFQLARYDDIQNLIVRFHESLL; encoded by the coding sequence ATGAACTTATTAGAACGCTTACAAGGAGGAATAATTGGAGTTGCCACAGGTGATGCTTTGGGCGTTCCGTATGAGTTTCTCAGTAAAGAACGAATGCAACGATTTCCTGCCACTGACATGATTGGGCACGGAACACACCATCAACCCTTAGGAACTTGGTCAGACGATAGTTCACTTACGTTTTGTTTACTAGAAGGTTTGATTTCTGGATATAATACCAAAGTAATTGCACGAAAATTTGTTGCTTGGTTCGATCGCGCATATTGGTCGCCACACGGAAGTGTTTTTGATATCGGAATCTCAACGCGACAAGCAATTTACAGACTAGAACAAGGACATACACCCGAAATTTGTGGTGGAATGGACGAATATTCTAATGGAAATGGTTCGCTCATGCGAATTCTTCCATTGGTCTATTTCTTGAGAAATGAAGAAGATATTGAGGAACGCTATCGAATTGTAAAAGAAGTTTCTTCCATGACACATGCGCATTTTAGATCTGTATTTGCTTGTTTTATCTATGTTGAATATGGTTTGTTAGTATTGAACGGAACTGAGAAGTTTCAAGCGTATGCGAAAGTAAAGGAACATGTAAATTCTTTTATAAAAACACAAAATTTCAACGAAAAAGAAGTTGGGTTTTATTATGAAATTTTACAACAAGATATTTCAAAAAGAGATCCTGAGCGAATTAGCGGAAGCGGCTATGTTGTCAATTCCTTAGAAGCATCTTTGTGGTGCTTTTTAACAACTGATTCATACAAAGATTGTGTTTTAAAAGCGGTCAACTTAGGAGAAGACACAGATACCACTGCTGCAATTGCTGGTGGATTGGCAGGATTGTATTATGGATTTGATGCCATTCCTGAAACTTGGAAATTTCAATTAGCACGTTATGATGACATTCAGAACCTAATTGTTCGTTTCCATGAAAGTTTACTTTAA
- a CDS encoding NADAR family protein, with product MKHTLQHIQYEFNSKKRLKFIFFWGHQPAKDGSVTKSCFSQWWEDGFTVKNETFKTAEHWMMAEKARIFNDEEKRNKVLTVNHPHEAKQLGRKVKNFDPVIWDEHKFNVVVEGNHHKFSQHEHLQQFLLNTKNRVLVEASPRDKIWGIGMSENDEHITNPNLWKGQNLLGFALMEVRDQLKKDAGIKSQEPRAKSQEPRAKSQEPRAKSQEPRAKSQDKKFVNSW from the coding sequence ATGAAACACACATTACAACATATACAATATGAGTTCAACTCAAAAAAGCGGTTAAAATTCATCTTTTTTTGGGGACATCAACCTGCAAAAGATGGAAGCGTTACCAAAAGTTGTTTTAGTCAATGGTGGGAAGATGGTTTTACCGTTAAAAACGAAACTTTTAAAACAGCCGAACATTGGATGATGGCAGAAAAAGCGCGTATTTTTAACGATGAAGAAAAGCGAAATAAAGTTTTAACTGTAAATCATCCGCATGAAGCGAAACAACTAGGAAGAAAAGTCAAAAACTTTGATCCAGTTATTTGGGATGAACACAAATTCAACGTAGTTGTTGAAGGAAACCATCACAAGTTTTCACAACATGAACATTTACAGCAATTTTTACTAAACACCAAAAACAGAGTGTTAGTTGAAGCCAGTCCAAGAGATAAAATTTGGGGAATTGGTATGAGTGAAAACGATGAACATATAACAAATCCTAACCTGTGGAAAGGACAAAACTTATTAGGTTTCGCCTTGATGGAAGTTAGGGATCAATTGAAAAAAGATGCTGGCATAAAGAGCCAAGAGCCAAGAGCCAAGAGCCAAGAGCCAAGAGCCAAGAGCCAAGAGCCAAGAGCCAAGAGCCAAGAGCCAAGAGCCAAGAGCCAAGATAAAAAATTCGTGAATTCGTGGTAA
- a CDS encoding MBL fold metallo-hydrolase — MKLTIHGYSTALYATWYYIEELGILFDAGDGVCSNLLGKAGKIKHAFISHADRDHLTGLLQFNQLFAGLKPTIYYPKDAGSFPFLNDFFTKFDPHNSGTTWQAIENKSKVLIKNSMHVEAIENGHVVQPSLLKSLSFKVFETKRKLKSEFVNLHKDELIQIKKEHGDQFLTNEVKRNVLSYSGDTPIENYERYHNSEILIHEATFLTKEETNTKAFKNKHSSLDEVFKMVANIKIDKLILGHFSSRYDQHDIDNEIKKHIQKYNIKIPVHRIPVGKAVKNMLAQEPIN, encoded by the coding sequence ATGAAACTTACCATACACGGATACTCAACCGCATTATATGCAACGTGGTATTATATAGAAGAATTAGGAATATTATTTGACGCAGGCGATGGTGTTTGTTCAAATTTATTAGGAAAAGCAGGAAAGATAAAACACGCGTTTATTTCACATGCCGATAGAGACCATTTGACAGGTTTATTGCAATTCAATCAATTATTTGCAGGTTTAAAACCAACTATTTACTATCCAAAAGATGCAGGTTCATTTCCGTTTCTAAACGACTTCTTTACCAAATTTGATCCACATAACTCAGGAACAACTTGGCAAGCTATTGAAAATAAGTCAAAGGTTTTGATCAAAAACTCAATGCATGTAGAAGCCATAGAAAACGGGCATGTCGTACAACCTAGTTTATTGAAAAGTTTAAGTTTCAAAGTATTTGAAACCAAACGAAAGCTCAAATCGGAATTTGTGAATTTGCATAAAGACGAATTGATTCAAATTAAAAAAGAACACGGAGATCAGTTCCTAACGAATGAAGTCAAAAGAAACGTTTTATCCTATTCTGGAGATACGCCAATTGAAAACTATGAACGCTATCACAACAGTGAAATTCTCATTCATGAAGCAACGTTTTTGACCAAAGAAGAAACAAATACAAAAGCATTTAAGAACAAACACAGTTCGTTAGATGAAGTATTTAAAATGGTTGCCAATATCAAGATAGACAAACTGATCTTAGGACATTTTTCATCGCGGTACGATCAACATGACATAGACAACGAAATTAAAAAACACATACAGAAGTACAACATTAAAATTCCCGTACATCGGATTCCTGTTGGAAAAGCTGTTAAAAATATGTTGGCGCAAGAGCCAATCAATTAA